The Achromobacter pestifer genome includes a region encoding these proteins:
- a CDS encoding PA0069 family radical SAM protein, with the protein MARTDHSFPAGSGSPAAAPAALRGRGAVTNVRHRFQRDDRVQVDDGWSSSGLPADFVDSVPDNFPEAASGEQTAARVIPILPDARIAPAAPKTTVTAEEARKMLSRNDSPDIPFDVAVNPYRGCEHGCVYCYARPTHSYLGLSPGLDFETRLVAKANAVQALRAELARPGYKPSPINIGSATDAYQPIEREWRLTRGLLELMLETRHPLTIVTKNALVARDLDLLAALAEQKLVVVYMSITTLDAGMARTLEPRAAAPWRRLETVRSLTDVGVPVGVLVAPIIPFINDESMEHILQESKAAGAHYASYTVLRLPWEVKTLFEDWLNAHFPDRAQRVLHRIEDLRNGRRNDPNFGSRMRGTGVWADLLRQRFTIATRKLGLNRHRLALDCDRFLPPAASVGAADFLSPVGAQASSGVPFSAVSPAAGAVHGRAARQLQAMAAGQLSLFD; encoded by the coding sequence ATGGCACGCACCGATCATTCTTTTCCCGCCGGTTCTGGGTCCCCGGCTGCCGCCCCCGCCGCCTTGCGCGGTCGGGGTGCGGTTACTAATGTTCGGCATCGCTTTCAGCGCGATGACCGTGTGCAGGTCGACGACGGCTGGTCTTCCTCCGGTCTACCCGCCGACTTCGTAGATTCCGTCCCCGATAATTTCCCTGAAGCAGCCTCTGGCGAGCAAACCGCCGCCCGCGTCATTCCCATCCTGCCGGATGCGCGCATCGCGCCGGCCGCTCCCAAGACCACGGTCACCGCCGAAGAAGCGCGCAAGATGTTGTCGCGCAACGATTCGCCGGACATTCCCTTCGACGTCGCGGTCAATCCGTACCGCGGCTGCGAACATGGCTGCGTCTATTGCTACGCCCGGCCCACCCATTCCTACCTGGGCCTGTCTCCGGGGCTGGACTTCGAAACCCGGCTGGTGGCCAAGGCCAATGCGGTCCAGGCCCTGCGCGCCGAACTCGCGCGGCCCGGTTACAAGCCGTCTCCCATCAACATCGGTTCCGCCACGGACGCCTACCAGCCCATCGAACGCGAATGGCGGCTGACCCGCGGCCTGCTGGAACTGATGCTGGAAACCCGTCACCCGCTCACCATCGTCACCAAGAACGCGCTGGTCGCCCGCGATCTGGACCTGCTGGCCGCCCTGGCCGAGCAGAAGCTGGTGGTGGTGTACATGAGCATCACCACGCTGGACGCGGGCATGGCCCGCACGCTGGAACCGCGCGCCGCCGCGCCGTGGCGCCGGCTGGAAACCGTGCGCAGCCTGACCGACGTCGGCGTGCCGGTGGGCGTGCTGGTGGCACCCATCATCCCGTTCATCAACGACGAGTCCATGGAACACATCCTCCAGGAGTCCAAGGCGGCCGGCGCGCACTACGCCAGCTACACCGTCCTGCGCCTGCCCTGGGAGGTCAAGACCCTGTTCGAGGACTGGCTCAACGCCCATTTCCCGGACCGCGCCCAGCGCGTCCTGCATCGCATCGAAGACCTGCGCAATGGCCGCCGCAACGATCCTAATTTCGGGTCGCGCATGCGCGGAACCGGCGTATGGGCCGATCTGCTGCGCCAGCGCTTCACCATCGCTACCCGCAAGCTGGGCCTGAACCGCCACCGGCTGGCGCTGGATTGCGACCGTTTCCTGCCTCCCGCCGCATCGGTGGGGGCTGCCGATTTCCTATCCCCGGTTGGCGCGCAAGCGTCTTCAGGGGTCCCTTTTTCCGCCGTATCGCCCGCAGCCGGCGCCGTGCACGGGCGCGCAGCGCGCCAGTTGCAAGCCATGGCCGCGGGCCAGTTGTCATTGTTCGATTGA
- a CDS encoding sulfate adenylyltransferase subunit 1, translating to MNALNDSFLSGADTGVLRLITAGSVDDGKSTLIGRLLYDSKGVFADQLDAISRAKHKRVAGDGIDFSLLTDGLEAEREQGITIDVAYRYFSTPARKFIIADAPGHEQYTRNMVTGASTADVAVILIDATRAADGVLLPQTKRHSTIARLLGIRHIVVAVNKMDLVDWDRAVFERIRDAYADLAGKLGIEHFDALPLSALNGDNVVTLSPQTPWYEGEPLLALLESLDLASDGRALPLRFPVQWVARHDGSRKDDFRGYAGRVASGVLRPGDEITVQPSGVTAVVREVRAFDRALDEAVAGDSITLVLDRDVDVSRGDVIVHASAPAQVTREFEAELCWLDAQALNPARKYLLKSGTRLTSAKIRAVLSHRDIHELQEVENTEGTLRMNDIGRVTITTRESLAVDRYADVPATGTFILIDEATHQTAAAGMLR from the coding sequence ATGAACGCACTAAACGACTCTTTTCTTTCCGGCGCCGACACGGGCGTGCTGCGCCTGATCACCGCGGGTTCGGTGGACGACGGCAAATCCACGCTGATCGGCCGTCTGCTGTATGACAGCAAGGGCGTGTTCGCCGATCAGCTGGACGCGATCTCGCGCGCCAAGCACAAGCGCGTGGCGGGCGACGGCATCGACTTCTCGCTGCTGACCGACGGCCTGGAGGCCGAGCGCGAGCAGGGCATCACCATCGACGTGGCCTATCGCTATTTCTCCACGCCCGCGCGCAAGTTCATCATCGCCGACGCGCCGGGGCACGAGCAGTACACGCGCAATATGGTGACGGGCGCGTCGACGGCGGACGTGGCCGTCATCCTGATCGACGCCACCCGCGCGGCCGACGGCGTGCTGCTGCCGCAGACCAAGCGCCACAGCACCATCGCGCGCCTCTTGGGCATCCGCCACATCGTGGTGGCGGTCAACAAGATGGATCTGGTGGACTGGGACCGCGCCGTCTTCGAGCGCATCCGCGACGCCTATGCGGACCTGGCGGGCAAGCTGGGCATCGAGCATTTCGACGCCTTGCCGCTGTCGGCGCTGAACGGCGACAACGTCGTCACGCTGTCGCCGCAGACGCCCTGGTACGAAGGAGAGCCATTGCTGGCCCTGCTGGAATCGCTGGACCTGGCGAGCGACGGCCGCGCCTTGCCGCTGCGCTTTCCGGTGCAATGGGTGGCGCGCCATGACGGCAGCCGCAAGGATGACTTCCGCGGCTATGCCGGCCGCGTCGCAAGCGGCGTGCTGCGGCCGGGCGACGAGATCACGGTGCAGCCCTCGGGCGTGACGGCAGTCGTGCGCGAAGTGCGCGCCTTCGACCGCGCGCTGGATGAAGCGGTGGCGGGCGACTCGATCACGCTGGTGCTGGATCGCGACGTGGACGTGTCGCGCGGCGACGTGATCGTGCATGCGTCGGCGCCGGCGCAGGTCACGCGCGAGTTCGAAGCCGAGCTGTGCTGGCTCGATGCGCAGGCGTTGAACCCGGCGCGCAAGTATCTGCTGAAGTCGGGCACGCGCCTGACCTCGGCGAAGATACGCGCGGTGCTGTCGCATCGCGACATCCACGAACTGCAGGAAGTGGAGAACACCGAAGGCACGCTGCGCATGAACGACATCGGACGCGTGACGATCACCACGCGCGAGTCGCTGGCGGTCGATCGCTATGCCGATGTGCCCGCGACGGGCACGTTCATCCTGATCGACGAGGCCACGCACCAGACCGCGGCGGCGGGCATGCTGCGCTAG
- the cysD gene encoding sulfate adenylyltransferase subunit CysD → MSAVIQRSHLDWLESEAIFILREVAAESEKPVLLFSGGKDSVVLLRLAEKAFRPGRFPFPLMHIDTGHNFEEVIAFRDARAAELGETLIVRSVEDSIARGSVVLRRETDSRNAAQAVTLLEAIEEFGFDACIGGARRDEEKARAKERIFSFRDEFGQWDPKAQRPELWNLFNTRVHRGENMRVFPISNWTELDVWQYIQREQLALPSIYYSHQREVVRRKGLLVPVTRLTPPQDGEQVERLQVRFRTVGDISCTCPVASDAADTRAIIAETAVTDITERGATRMDDQTSEASMERRKKEGYF, encoded by the coding sequence ATGTCTGCTGTGATCCAACGCAGCCACCTGGATTGGCTGGAATCGGAAGCAATATTCATCCTGCGCGAGGTGGCCGCCGAAAGCGAGAAACCCGTGCTGCTGTTCTCGGGCGGCAAGGACTCCGTGGTGCTGCTGCGCCTGGCCGAAAAGGCCTTCCGGCCGGGGCGCTTTCCGTTCCCGCTGATGCACATCGATACCGGCCACAACTTCGAAGAAGTGATCGCCTTCCGCGATGCGCGCGCGGCCGAGCTGGGCGAGACCCTGATCGTGCGCAGCGTCGAGGATTCGATCGCGCGCGGCAGCGTGGTGCTGCGCCGCGAGACCGATTCGCGCAATGCCGCCCAGGCCGTGACGCTGCTGGAGGCGATCGAGGAATTCGGCTTTGACGCCTGCATAGGCGGGGCGCGCCGCGACGAGGAAAAGGCCCGCGCCAAGGAGCGCATCTTCTCGTTCCGCGACGAATTCGGCCAATGGGATCCGAAGGCGCAGCGCCCGGAACTCTGGAACCTGTTCAATACCCGCGTGCACCGCGGCGAGAACATGCGCGTGTTTCCGATCTCGAACTGGACCGAGCTGGACGTCTGGCAGTACATCCAGCGCGAGCAGCTGGCGTTGCCGTCCATCTACTACAGCCACCAGCGCGAAGTCGTGCGCCGCAAGGGGCTGCTGGTGCCGGTCACGCGGCTGACCCCGCCGCAGGATGGTGAACAAGTCGAACGCCTGCAAGTGCGGTTCCGCACGGTGGGGGACATCTCCTGCACCTGCCCGGTGGCGTCCGACGCGGCCGACACCCGCGCCATCATCGCCGAAACCGCGGTGACCGACATTACCGAGCGCGGCGCCACGCGCATGGACGACCAGACTTCCGAGGCCTCGATGGAGCGCCGCAAGAAGGAAGGCTATTTCTGA
- a CDS encoding phosphoadenylyl-sulfate reductase, translated as MSTTDLLPELEPGLAARWRELGARLADVQQRYPDAALASSLAAEDTLLTHAIYSAGLDLEVFTLDTGRLHAETLGVLDAVREHYGREITVYRPVAAAVEQHVAEHGAYAFYESVELRKACCQIRKVEPLKRALAGRGAWITGQRRAQSTTRGVLPLEEDDPTFGLYKFNPLAEWSEEEVWSVIRALGIPYNPLHDQGYPSIGCEPCTRAIRPGEDLRAGRWWWESSDSKECGLHAGNRVISIAARAD; from the coding sequence ATGAGCACTACCGATCTTTTGCCTGAACTCGAACCGGGCCTGGCTGCGCGCTGGCGCGAGCTGGGCGCGCGCCTGGCCGACGTGCAGCAGCGCTACCCGGACGCCGCGCTGGCCTCCTCGCTGGCGGCCGAGGACACACTGTTGACGCATGCCATCTACAGCGCCGGCCTGGACCTGGAAGTCTTCACGCTGGACACGGGCCGATTGCACGCCGAGACCTTGGGCGTGCTGGACGCCGTGCGCGAACACTATGGCCGCGAGATCACCGTGTACCGGCCGGTGGCGGCCGCGGTCGAACAGCACGTGGCCGAACACGGCGCCTATGCGTTCTATGAAAGCGTGGAATTGCGCAAGGCCTGTTGCCAGATCCGCAAGGTCGAGCCGCTCAAGCGCGCGCTGGCCGGACGCGGCGCCTGGATCACCGGGCAGCGGCGGGCGCAATCCACCACCCGCGGCGTACTGCCGCTGGAAGAAGACGACCCGACCTTCGGCCTCTACAAGTTCAATCCACTGGCCGAGTGGAGCGAAGAGGAAGTCTGGTCCGTCATCCGCGCCCTGGGCATTCCGTACAACCCGCTGCATGACCAGGGCTACCCGTCCATTGGCTGCGAACCCTGTACCCGCGCCATCCGTCCCGGCGAGGACCTGAGGGCAGGGCGTTGGTGGTGGGAGTCGTCGGACTCCAAGGAATGTGGCCTGCATGCGGGCAACCGGGTCATCAGCATCGCGGCGCGCGCCGATTGA
- a CDS encoding sulfate/molybdate ABC transporter ATP-binding protein, whose amino-acid sequence MSIEVRNLSKRFGQFRALNDVSLHIETGELVALLGPSGCGKTTLLRIIAGLESADSGSVLFAGEDATAVDVRQRQVGFVFQHYALFKHMTVFENVAFGLRVKHRSQRPSEDVIQRKVHDLLGLVQLDWLADRYPAQLSGGQRQRIALARALAVEPRVLLLDEPFGALDAKVRKELRRWLRRLHDELNVASVFVTHDQEEALEVSDRVVLMNSGRIEQVGTPREVWEEPATPFVYGFLGDVNQLQGFATRGVWSGAGLSLPAPELAQAEAQRATAYVRPHEFEVERYRDGADGIPVRLAHAFLAGPSAYLELTSEDSDAIIEAEVPESLYRELGLRDGEILLARPRRARIFATQS is encoded by the coding sequence ATGAGTATCGAAGTCCGCAATCTATCCAAGCGCTTCGGCCAGTTCCGGGCGCTGAACGACGTCTCGCTGCACATCGAGACGGGCGAGCTGGTCGCGCTGCTGGGGCCCTCGGGCTGTGGCAAGACCACGCTGCTGCGCATCATCGCGGGGCTGGAGTCGGCCGATTCCGGCAGCGTGCTGTTCGCGGGCGAAGATGCCACCGCCGTGGACGTGCGCCAGCGCCAGGTCGGTTTCGTGTTCCAGCACTACGCGCTGTTTAAGCATATGACGGTGTTCGAGAACGTGGCCTTCGGCCTGCGCGTCAAGCACCGTTCGCAGCGCCCCTCGGAAGACGTGATCCAGCGCAAGGTGCATGACCTGCTGGGACTGGTGCAGCTGGACTGGCTGGCCGACCGCTATCCCGCGCAGCTCTCCGGCGGCCAGCGCCAGCGCATCGCCCTGGCGCGCGCGCTGGCGGTGGAGCCGCGGGTGCTGCTGCTGGACGAGCCGTTCGGCGCGCTGGACGCCAAGGTGCGCAAGGAATTGCGGCGCTGGCTGCGCCGCCTGCATGACGAGCTGAACGTGGCGAGTGTGTTCGTCACGCATGACCAGGAAGAAGCGCTGGAGGTGTCGGACCGCGTGGTGCTGATGAACTCGGGCCGCATCGAGCAGGTGGGCACGCCGCGCGAGGTCTGGGAAGAGCCGGCCACGCCCTTCGTCTACGGCTTCCTGGGCGACGTCAACCAGTTGCAGGGCTTTGCCACGCGCGGTGTCTGGAGCGGCGCCGGCCTGTCCTTGCCCGCGCCGGAACTGGCGCAGGCCGAAGCCCAGCGCGCTACCGCCTATGTGCGGCCGCACGAGTTCGAGGTCGAGCGCTACCGCGACGGCGCGGACGGCATTCCGGTGCGCCTGGCGCATGCCTTCCTCGCCGGTCCCAGCGCCTACCTGGAACTGACCAGCGAGGATTCCGACGCCATCATCGAAGCCGAGGTGCCCGAGTCCCTGTACCGCGAGCTAGGCCTGCGCGATGGCGAAATTCTGTTGGCGCGTCCGCGGCGGGCGCGCATTTTTGCGACGCAATCATGA